The following DNA comes from Paludisphaera rhizosphaerae.
CAAAGGCCCCGTCGCGACGACCTCCGTCGCTGTCGCGACGTCCTTCAGGGATCGGGACGGCCGGTGTTCGGCGTCGTCCTCGAATCGAAGCCCTTCAAGGCCGCCACAGCCTCGGCGCAAGCATTGCCGGCCAGGCAGAAGGAGGAGTCCGGAAAGGAGTCGGACGAGTTTGAGAGAGACGATTCACATCGCATGGGCGGATTGCGACGGAAGTCGGCCGAGCCGCCTTTCGGAGGCTCGGCTCCTTCACTCACCGCTTGATTCGTAAGGTCGATGAGGATTCCGAAATGTCGAGAGCATGGCACTACGTCATCCTGAGCTTAGCGGTTTCGCCCCTCGTTGCGCTCTCCAACTCCGGACAGGCGGGCGAGCTGGGCGACGTCCCCGACGTGGTCGTCCCCTATTGCAAGATTGATTTCGTCCAAAAGACGCTGGTCGGCTCCAATGAGTCGGGCCTTTTGCAGCGGGTGACGGTGCGGCGAGGAGACCGGGTCGAAGCCGGGCAGGTCCTCGCCAATTTGGCCGACGGCGAACTCCGCGCCGAACTTGAACTCCGTACCGCCGAGGCGAAGAGCGACGTCGAGGTCCGCCTGAGTTCGATCGAACAGAAGCGAGCGGCCTACAGGCTCAGTACGTCGTCGATGCTCCAGCGTCGCAACGCTTCCTCCGTCGAACAACTTGAACTGGATCGAATGGATGCCGAGATCGCTGGTTTGGCCGTCGAGCAGGCCGAGACTCGACGGCATTTGGCCAGGCTTCAGCAGGCCAAGGTCGAGGCGATGGTGCGTGCCAGACAGATCGTCAGTCCCCACGCCGGGACTGTCGCCGAAGTCTTGAAGCGTGAGGGGGAGTCGCTTCAGGTTGGTGAGCCCGTACTTCGGATCGTGAATACAGAATTGCTGGAGGTCGTTGGTCGACTCGACGTCGGCGAACGCTGGAAGGTCAAGACCGGGATGGCCGTCCGCATCCATGTCGTCGTCAAGGGGGCTTCTCTTCCGCTGGAGGACGACGAATTCCACGGCAAGGTTTCTCACCTCGGGGCTGAGATTGAGGCGTCGACCCAAACCTGCGAGGTGATCGCCGAGGTCGCAGACCCCAATCATTCGCTACTCGCAGGCCTGGAAGCCACCATGGAGATCTCTACAAACCCCAGGATGGCATCCACGCCCGATCCACGCTCCTCGGCACCATGAAGTCTTTGGCGCATCGAGGACTTTGTTAGGACGGATCGAATCAGCAGGCTCCCCTTACCTCCGCATCGCCAGCCGCAGCCGGTCCGACTCGCCTTACAAGCCAGGCTCGAAGTCAGGAAGCACCAATGAAGCCACGTGTCGTGTCGCTCGCTCCAATGTGTCTCGACCCAGCTCACGACGGAGCCAGCCTGCGCGTCATTGAAGTTGCACGGGCGTTCCGAGATTTGGGGCATCCCGCGACCGTCATCGGTCGGGATTTTCTTTTGGAACTGGCTCCGGATGGAGGCGCGAAGTCGTCGCGCATCGAAGCACGCTGGCCCGGGCGGTCCGAAGCGGTCGTCCGGGGGTTGCTGACGTCCGGACACTACAACGAAATCAAGCACACGAGCCCGACGTGGCGTCAGGCCGTACGAGCCTACCTCCGCGACCACGATCACGACATTGTCATCATCCACATGCTTTGGATGATCGATCTGTTGTCCGACCTCTCAGCCGCCAAGGTGATCGCCCTCGAGACGCACAACTCCGAATGGAGACTCTACGACCGCTATCTCGACCAGTCACGCAACCCTTTGGTGCGGCGTTTGACGAATACCTCGCGACGACGCCTCGACGAAGTCATGGTGGGCCTCCCGAAGGACGTGATCCTGGTTCACATTTCCGAGGCCGACCTCCTCGATCATCGCGAACGTCGCCCCGACCTGCGACACCTTCTCGTCCCGAGCGGTTGCGAGAGCCTTCCGAGAAAAAACGCTCCTGACTATTCCGTTTCCCGGAAGCGGATGATCTTTTTTGGGAACCTCGCCAACAAAATGAATAACGATGCGCTGGGGGGATTCGCTGAAGAGTTCTGGCCTATCCTTCGCGATGTCGCCGACTTCACCGTCGCGGGCTCGAACCCCTCCGCGACGGTCGTTGAGCTGTGTCGCTGTCACGGTTGGGAACTCGTGCCCGACTTCACGGATGAGGCAAAGGTCGATCTCTACGAGCGATCTCACTTCGCGATCCTGCCGTTCCGTTACGGGGTCGGTAGCAAGCTCAAGATGCTCGACGCCTGCGGCCACGGGATTCCTGTTCTCACGACCCGGGCGGGCAACTGCGGCGGCCTCAACCTTCCACCGTTCGTCACCGTGGCCGATTCTCCGGAGGTCTGGAGACGGGTCATCGTCGACACCCGATCGTTCGACCCCTCCTGGAGTCGAGCGGCTGATGACTTCGCCTCGGCTCACAGCCAGACGGAAGCCCTCGCGCCACTGATCCAGGAGATCGAGGACCGGATCGCGACGAGGGCTCCTGTATCATGAGTGCTGCGACTGAGACCACCGGTGTGATGGATCGAAGCCCGTCCACGACGACATTCAGCCGTACCGGGGCGATGTTGTTGGCATCGTCCCTCGGCCTCCTGGGTCGCGTTGGCGGTTCGGCGGCCACGCTCGTGTCCACCGTCCTCCTGTCAAGGATGTTGACGACGGCCGAATTCGGCGAGTACGTGCTCGTCCTGACGGTCGTCCTGATCGGCAGCATCCTCGGGGCGCTGAGCATGGGCGAGGCGATCCTTCGATTCGTCGGGGTCCGTCTGGGCATGGCCGATTCCGATGAGGCGTGGAGCGCGTGCCGCAAAGGACTTCTGATAGCGACAATTGGGCTGGTTGCAGTCGGCGTGGGCTATATGGCCGGTTATGAGACGATCCGTCGTCTCATCCCGGGCCTGCCCTTGGGACGGACCAACGCTGCCTGGGCGGCCCTCTGGATGATCTCGTCCGGGATTGGTCTGGTCCTAAGCTGCGCCCTCCGAGCGTTCGATCGGATCATGCTGGGCACTCTGGTCGAGATCACCCTGTACCGGGTCGGGCTGGTCGTCATCCTCGCTGCCATGTGGGCGGTCGGTGCAACGTCCCTGACGAGCGCGATTGCGGCGTCGGCGCTCGTGGCCTCGATCGTCACCCTCGGGGCGGCCGTCGCGCTCGTGCGGATGGCCCCGCCTCGCGGTCGGATAGCTCACATCGGCCCCAACTCCTGGGAGTTGGTCCATTTCGCCCTCCCATTGCTAGGCTCAGGGCTTCTCTTTCGCTTCATGAGCGACGCTAGCCTGTGGATGATCTCGGTCTATTGTTCGGCAGACGAGATCGCGCTCTACGGCGCCGCTTACCGCCTCTGGGTGGTCTTTTCCATTCCACAGGTGGCGGTGAACGCTGCGATCCAGGGACCAATCGCCCGCCTGCAGGCGCAGGGCGACGGCCAGATGCTGGAGCGCCTGATGCGTGGCGCCACGATGACCGCCCTCTGGCCGACGTTCGGGATCACAGTTGTGGTCCTCGGGGCCGGGAGCTCGATCTTGGGATTCCTCTATGGACCCTACTACGCCGAGGGCGGCACGGTTCTCGTGATCCTCTGCATCGCACAACTCATGTGTACTGCAGTCGGGTCGAGCGAACAACTCGCGGCGATGAGTGGGCGGCAGTTCGCTGTCCTGATGGCCTCCGTTCCCGCGACGATTGTAAGCCTTGTTCTCTCCGTAGCCTTGATCCCTCGCTTCGGTCTATCGGGCGGGGCCGTCGCTGCGGGTTGCTCTTCGTTATTGTTCAAAATGATCCTCGCCGCCTATTGCGCTTCGCGACTGGGCGTCCGGACCTGGTTGCCGCTGGGCCGCGACACGATCGACTCCTTCACCTCGGCTCCGCTTGCGTTGGTCCAGCCCGATCTTCCTCAAAGCTGCTCTGACGAGGTTCCATGAAGACACGAGAATTCGGTCCCGAGTCGGCAGTCGATCGTGGTAGGGTCGCCGTCGTTACTGGTGCCGACTCCAACTACTTCTGGCTCCTGGAAGGCGCGGTCGAGTCGCTCCGTTCGGCGAAGGAACGCTACGGATTTGAATTGGTCGTCCTCGACTTCGGCCTCACCGACGAGGAGAAGGCCGTCCTCCACGACGTCCACGATGCAAAAGTCGTCACAGCTCCCTGGATTGTCGACGTCCCCGAGCACCACAAAACTCGAAGGAACTTGGCCTTCGGAGCAAGGTGCACTCTTCCCGACCTCTTGCCGGGGATCGACGTATTTCTCTGGTTCGACAGCGACGGCTGGGTGCAGGACGACGTCTTCTACGAGCGTTACATCGAAGCGGCCTGGGAAGGTCGCCTTGCGATTGTTCGCGAGGAGGAGGAGGCCTACCCTTTCGACTGGCCGTTGATGAGGTGGAACCTGGGGAACCAAATACTAGGATTCGGACTGTTCCTGGGGACTCGGGTCTATCTATCGCCGGCCATCAACAATGGTTTTTTCGCGGCCAAGGCCGATCACCCAGTCTGGAAATGCTGGCGTCGTCGGTTCGAGTCGGCAGTGCGACGGTCGGGCAAGATCATCATGGATCAGCATTCCCTGAAGGCGGCCATCGCACTCGACCGGATCCCCACAACATATCTCGGCGGCGAATTGAACTGGATCTGCAGCCGAGGCCGGCCCGTCTATGATCCGGTTCGTAAATGCTTCTGCTTACCCTATCCGCCATACACCAAGATCGCCGTCATGCACCTCGCGGGACACGACAAGGATTGTCGACGCCAGTTGATTTGCGTTGACGGCGGTAACTATGAAACGGCGCTGACCTACCGCCAGCGCACCGCTCCTCCTACCCGAAGCGTGGCGGAGCCGCTTCCCGTTCCTTCCACCTCTCACCCCCTCAACTAGCCTCTGGTGGACGTCGAAGCACTCAACACCGCGTCGAGGACACCTACATGATCGATACCCGCTCCCAGACTTACCGGAGATTCCTGGAAGCCCGAGGCCAGACGATCTACGCGACAGTCTCCGAAACCAGGGAGTTATCCCGAGAACTCGCCGACGAGGTCGGCCGCATGGATCCCCCAGCCGAGATAATCGTCGGCCTGGCCAACGGCGCCTTACTCATAACGAAAGAGATCTCGGAAACACTCGGTGTCCCGGGACATATGGTCAAGATCCGACGCAAGGGAAGTCGCTATAAGCAGAAACTAGCAGTCCTGGCGAAACGGTTTAGGATTCCAAAACGGCTCGTCTTGTGGGGGCCCTTCAAGCCGCTTTGGGTCTTCTTTCAGAATCGTACGAACACACTCGAAACGGCAGGTGAGTCTCTCGGCTTCGATCCGGCCGGCAAACACGTCTTGATGGTCGACGACTGCGTTGAGACCGGCGCCTCATTCCGGTGCGTTGCAGAGCTTCTGACAGCGGCCGGCGCACTGAGCGTCAGGACCGCTGTCTTCTGCTGGTCAAAGATGCCGAAGGTTCCGGAGGCTCAATCTCGACCCGACGTCTACCTCCACCGAGAGATCCAATACTACCCCTGGTCGTGCAATTCGATCCACACAGATGAGTACCAACGATGGTTGGCGGCCAATCAACTCGAGCTTTGGCAATGATCAACCTGCAGTTACTCCTTCTCGACCTTGACGGCGTCGTCGTGTACGAAGGCGGACCACCACTGCTCGACGGTGTGGAAATCCTCCGCCTCCACGAGCGGATCGCCGATCGGTTGGCCTCACTCAGCATCCCAGTCGTCGTACTGACGCATCGGTCGAGGACCGAGGCTGCAAGAATTCTTCAGGCCGTCGGCCTTCCAACCGGCTCTCTTGCGGGCGTGATGACGGCTGAGGATCTTGCGAAGGCGGCCGTCCGCCACGGCCGCTTCCGCACCCTGCTGACCCAGGGGCTTCGAAAAAGCCTCATCCTCCCGGTCGTCGAGAAGCGCTTCGGGGTGCGTCGCGAGGCGATGGCTCTGATAGACGACCGAGTTGAGAACTTGGAGGACCTGATCGCCGCTGGAATCGCCCTCGCGATCCACGCCCCTTCCCACGAATCGGCCGAAGGGAGGCTCGTTTCTTTCAACCTCGATGAGGCGATCGAGGTCATCCGCCTATGGAAGTCAGACTTAGTCGCCAAGCGATACGTCTGCTTGTCGCCTCAAGAACTCCCACTCGACGCCTCGCGCCGGACTGGCCTCTGCACCACGCGCCAGGGGCGGCATGCATTCAACGTGCTTCGGACGACCGTACGTCGGTTACGACAATCAATCCAAAGAAGAGTGAGCGGAGCCGATGCGAATTAATTCCCTGCCGCTGCGACAATACGTAATCCACATTTTCATCCCGGTGGTCATTGCCAGTGCAGGATTCCCTGCGGTTGGGAGCGCTGAAGACCGTCTTGATCGCTCGAAGTTGGGCAAGTTGACCTTCTCGGATGAATTCGACGGAGCGAAATTGAGCCTCTACGAGCCGCGTACGAAGCGAGGCACGTGGAAGACAAGCTTCTTCTACGGAGATCAGAATGGTTCGAGCAGCCGAAGAGCGCAGGAGACGATCTTCGTTGAGCCCGCTTATTCGGGAGTGAACCCATTTTTTCTCGAAGAGGGGAAGGTGAGTCTGGAACTTCGCTCGGTGACGCGTCCCAATGACCCAAAACTCGATGGCGCGAAGTTCACGGCCGGTTTGCTTTCGACCGAACGGACGTTCTCGCAGACCTACGGATATTGGGAGGCCCGAATCGCTATGCCAGACGTCCCAGGAACGTGGCCGGCATTCTGGCTGTGGTCGTCGCCCGTCAAAGATCTGACCGGAACTCAATGGAACGGAGAATGGACAGGAGGATTAGACGACGAAATCGACATCGTCGAAGGGCAGGGAGTCCGACCTGGCAAGACCCTGCATACCGCTCACAAGCGATTCAAATGGAAGGATCGAACGGGTGGTGAACGCGTCGAGTTTAAGAAAGTGGAAAGTCTGCAGGTGGACATTAAACAGACGGCCGTCCCACGAACTTATGGCCTGTTATGGACTCGTGAAGAATTGGTATGGTACGTCGATGACGAGCGAGTCTATCGATGCTCTAATCACGGATGGCGTTCACCAATGTATATAATCCTGTCAATGGGGGCTGGAGGGTGGGATGGCAACGACATTCGTGCAGGATTCGATTCTGCTCGATTGGGTATCGATTATGTCCGCGTCTATACCCTTGAAAAAGCCTCTCAAACCATCCCCAACTGAACGACTGCCAGCTGGAAGCCGGTGGGTTCGACTGTCGGCCGCAAACCCGATTGAAGGAAGTTTCGACGAAAACGGAATGGCTCCCGATGCTTCTTGAGATCGCCTTGCTTGCCTAACTCTCACCCAGTGACGAACGGTCCAACATCCTAGAAGCTTTCGCCCGGACGGCGTGGGTCAGAGATCCCAGACCTCAAACAATTAGGCCGTGTGGGCCCAAGTTGGCCTGGGTGGAGTGTTGACGCCCGACTGTTGGGGTCTCTCGCCAGATCGTGGACATGTCGCCTCTCCTCTTTCTCAGCCCTCGTAGCGCTCAAACGGACAGGACATGGCAGTGAAGTCAATGATTTCCACACGGCACACGGGAGACACTCAGCCAGAGTCGGACAAGTCGGTGGCAATGGCAAGAGCAGCAACCTCGGCCAGTGGGAGAGACTCGAATCGATCTGGGTTGGAAGGCGATCGAATCGAGCAGCGATCTGGGATTCGCGCGGTGGGCGGCTTCACCCCACCTTACGCTTCGATAAACGAGACGGAACGCGTGGTCTCGTTTTGCCGACTCCAGTTCTTCTCGTTGATTTATCTGCAAAAGTTTGCGATCCCGGCTGGATCGATGTCGATCAGCATTCCCATGCTCATCATGATGGCCGGCTTAGGACGCCTCGTGATTCAAGGCGGCGCTTGCATCGAGATGCGTCGCGGTATCGCCTTCGCTGCATTCGTTTCCGCCTGTCTGACGTCTCAGATGTTCGTCACAGATTCATCGTGGTTGAGTATGATTTTCGTGGTGGTGCTTAATGCGTGGCTTCTGCTTGTGCGTGATATAGATTCGCGAGCTCTAGAAAGAATCGCGACTTGCTTTGTTCGATTCATGTATTTGCCCGGAGGCATCGTCTTTCTGCAGCATCTTTGTTATGTGACGCCGCTCGGCGATATCTTCAGCATGGATAGGATCGTTCCATCGCAGTTCTTGCTAAAAGGGTTTGTCTATACGGCTGAATACGGTTGGAAGTCTGGAATAATGCGGCCGAACGGGTTCTTTTTTCTAGAACCTTCATTCGTGTCAATGTATCTCGCGGCCGCTGCGATCACAGCGCTCCGGGTCCATGGAGATCGCCTCCGGGCGGCCTTCTTCGCAGCGGCTTGCATTGGGTCCACAGGAGCCACAGGAATGCTCATGCTCGCCGTCGGTTTTCTTGCCGTTCTGGTCAGGCGGCGTTTGAAGACAATCGCCGCGATATCCGCCGCCGCGACGATCGCTGTAGTCGTCGCCTTTGCCTCTGGCCTTGGCAGCCAAATGTCACATCGGTTCGAGGAGCTTTCCACTGAGAAGTCGAGCGGACATGGCCGTCTGATGATGCCTGTTACGACTTTGATTGAAATATTGATATCGGGAAAAAACGTTTGCCATGGGCTTGGGGCGGGCACGATTACCGATGACACGGGAGGGTCTGCATGGCCAATATTAAAGGTCGTCTACGAGTATGGTGTTTTGGCGGGTATTGGTTATGCAGCTTTGATCGCGTTGAGTTTATACCGCAGCCCAATTCCAGAGCTGACGCTCGCTCTGTTCGTCGTTTTTCAATTCACCGGTGGATACCTGGTTCAGCCTATGCTCATCGGACTCTTAGTGTTGCTGTGCACGGGATTTCGTTGCACCGCCGCCCCTCAGGGCGATCGCGGCATGACGTTCAGGGCCGCCGCACTATAGGTGTGGGATGGAGTGCCGCCAGACGCAGTTGGCCGAACGGACACATCGTTTCCAATAGGGCTCAGTATCCTGAGGCGGTCGTGGAACTGCCTGGAGCGGAGTCGAAGAAGAGTCCCTGGACGACGGCGTTGGCGGCGCCGAGGCGGACGACGCGGAACAGGACGTGGCCGCTGACGTTCCACTGGAGGTAGAGGCCGTCGTGGAACGACGAGACGGTCCGGCTGTCGAGGAGGGCGCCGGTGGCGGCGTCCAGGACGTCGATTCGCTGCGAGCGTATGGAGCTGTCCCAGTCGGCCATGTAGAGGCTGACGCGGTGGGTCTGTCCGTCGGTCAGGTCGACGTCGATCGTGAAGTCGGAGCCGGAGTACCAGGCGGCGGCGACGCCGTCTGAGCCGTCGGCCTTCTGCAGGGCCCGCGGGTCGGAGGTGCTGGAGGCCCAGGTGTAGTCCGACTGGCCGGACATGGAGACGGCGGCGTATGAGGGGAGGGACGGCGAGGTGCCGGCGACGTCGTAGCCGTCGGCCCCGTAGGCCCCGATCCAGCCGCCTTGCGTGATCGCGTCGCTCCCTGCGTAAGTCGCCGACGCAGGAGCGGAGTCGAAGAAGAGTCCCTGGACGACGGCGTTGGCGGCGCCGAGGCGGACGACGCGGAACAGGACGTGGCCGCTGACGTTCCACTGGAGGTAGAGGCCGTCGTGGAACGACGAGACGGTCCGGCTGTCGAGGAGGGCGCCGGTGGCGGCGTCCAGGACGTCGATTCGCTGCGAGCGTATGGAGCTGTCCCAGTCGGCCATGTAGAGGCTGACGCGGTGGGTCTGTCCGTCGGTCAGGTCGACGTCGATCGTGAAGTCGGAGCCGGAGTACCAGGCGGCGGCGACGCCGTCTGAGCCGTCGGCCTTCTGCAGGGCCCGCGGGTCGGAGG
Coding sequences within:
- a CDS encoding efflux RND transporter periplasmic adaptor subunit, with protein sequence MSRAWHYVILSLAVSPLVALSNSGQAGELGDVPDVVVPYCKIDFVQKTLVGSNESGLLQRVTVRRGDRVEAGQVLANLADGELRAELELRTAEAKSDVEVRLSSIEQKRAAYRLSTSSMLQRRNASSVEQLELDRMDAEIAGLAVEQAETRRHLARLQQAKVEAMVRARQIVSPHAGTVAEVLKREGESLQVGEPVLRIVNTELLEVVGRLDVGERWKVKTGMAVRIHVVVKGASLPLEDDEFHGKVSHLGAEIEASTQTCEVIAEVADPNHSLLAGLEATMEISTNPRMASTPDPRSSAP
- a CDS encoding glycosyltransferase, translated to MKPRVVSLAPMCLDPAHDGASLRVIEVARAFRDLGHPATVIGRDFLLELAPDGGAKSSRIEARWPGRSEAVVRGLLTSGHYNEIKHTSPTWRQAVRAYLRDHDHDIVIIHMLWMIDLLSDLSAAKVIALETHNSEWRLYDRYLDQSRNPLVRRLTNTSRRRLDEVMVGLPKDVILVHISEADLLDHRERRPDLRHLLVPSGCESLPRKNAPDYSVSRKRMIFFGNLANKMNNDALGGFAEEFWPILRDVADFTVAGSNPSATVVELCRCHGWELVPDFTDEAKVDLYERSHFAILPFRYGVGSKLKMLDACGHGIPVLTTRAGNCGGLNLPPFVTVADSPEVWRRVIVDTRSFDPSWSRAADDFASAHSQTEALAPLIQEIEDRIATRAPVS
- a CDS encoding lipopolysaccharide biosynthesis protein, which codes for MSAATETTGVMDRSPSTTTFSRTGAMLLASSLGLLGRVGGSAATLVSTVLLSRMLTTAEFGEYVLVLTVVLIGSILGALSMGEAILRFVGVRLGMADSDEAWSACRKGLLIATIGLVAVGVGYMAGYETIRRLIPGLPLGRTNAAWAALWMISSGIGLVLSCALRAFDRIMLGTLVEITLYRVGLVVILAAMWAVGATSLTSAIAASALVASIVTLGAAVALVRMAPPRGRIAHIGPNSWELVHFALPLLGSGLLFRFMSDASLWMISVYCSADEIALYGAAYRLWVVFSIPQVAVNAAIQGPIARLQAQGDGQMLERLMRGATMTALWPTFGITVVVLGAGSSILGFLYGPYYAEGGTVLVILCIAQLMCTAVGSSEQLAAMSGRQFAVLMASVPATIVSLVLSVALIPRFGLSGGAVAAGCSSLLFKMILAAYCASRLGVRTWLPLGRDTIDSFTSAPLALVQPDLPQSCSDEVP
- a CDS encoding glycosyltransferase family A protein, with the translated sequence MKTREFGPESAVDRGRVAVVTGADSNYFWLLEGAVESLRSAKERYGFELVVLDFGLTDEEKAVLHDVHDAKVVTAPWIVDVPEHHKTRRNLAFGARCTLPDLLPGIDVFLWFDSDGWVQDDVFYERYIEAAWEGRLAIVREEEEAYPFDWPLMRWNLGNQILGFGLFLGTRVYLSPAINNGFFAAKADHPVWKCWRRRFESAVRRSGKIIMDQHSLKAAIALDRIPTTYLGGELNWICSRGRPVYDPVRKCFCLPYPPYTKIAVMHLAGHDKDCRRQLICVDGGNYETALTYRQRTAPPTRSVAEPLPVPSTSHPLN
- a CDS encoding phosphoribosyltransferase, translated to MIDTRSQTYRRFLEARGQTIYATVSETRELSRELADEVGRMDPPAEIIVGLANGALLITKEISETLGVPGHMVKIRRKGSRYKQKLAVLAKRFRIPKRLVLWGPFKPLWVFFQNRTNTLETAGESLGFDPAGKHVLMVDDCVETGASFRCVAELLTAAGALSVRTAVFCWSKMPKVPEAQSRPDVYLHREIQYYPWSCNSIHTDEYQRWLAANQLELWQ
- a CDS encoding glycoside hydrolase family 16 protein; this encodes MRINSLPLRQYVIHIFIPVVIASAGFPAVGSAEDRLDRSKLGKLTFSDEFDGAKLSLYEPRTKRGTWKTSFFYGDQNGSSSRRAQETIFVEPAYSGVNPFFLEEGKVSLELRSVTRPNDPKLDGAKFTAGLLSTERTFSQTYGYWEARIAMPDVPGTWPAFWLWSSPVKDLTGTQWNGEWTGGLDDEIDIVEGQGVRPGKTLHTAHKRFKWKDRTGGERVEFKKVESLQVDIKQTAVPRTYGLLWTREELVWYVDDERVYRCSNHGWRSPMYIILSMGAGGWDGNDIRAGFDSARLGIDYVRVYTLEKASQTIPN